The Homo sapiens chromosome 5, GRCh38.p14 Primary Assembly genome includes a window with the following:
- the PCDHB2 gene encoding protocadherin beta-2 precursor, which yields MEAGEGKERVPKQRQVLIFFVLLGIAQASCQPRHYSVAEETESGSFVANLLKDLGLEIGELAVRGARVVSKGKKMHLQFDRQTGDLLLNEKLDREELCGPTEPCVLPFQVLLENPLQFFQAELRIRDVNDHSPVFLDKEILLKIPESITPGTTFLIERAQDLDVGTNSLQNYTISPNFHFHLNLQDSLDGIILPQLVLNRALDREEQPEIRLTLTALDGGSPPRSGTALVRIEVVDINDNVPEFAKLLYEVQIPEDSPVGSQVAIVSARDLDIGTNGEISYAFSQASEDIRKTFRLSAKSGELLLRQKLDFESIQTYTVNIQATDGGGLSGTCVVFVQVMDLNDNPPELTMSTLINQIPENLQDTLIAVFSVSDPDSGDNGRMVCSIQDDLPFFLKPSVENFYTLVISTALDRETRSEYNITITVTDFGTPRLKTEHNITVLVSDVNDNAPAFTQTSYTLFVRENNSPALHIGSVSATDRDSGTNAQVTYSLLPPQDPHLPLASLVSINADNGHLFALQSLDYEALQAFEFRVGAADRGSPALSSEALVRVLVLDANDNSPFVLYPLQNGSAPCTELVPRAAEPGYLVTKVVAVDGDSGQNAWLSYQLLKATEPGLFGVWAHNGEVRTARLLRERDAAKQRLVVLVKDNGEPPRSATATLHVLLVDGFSQPYLLLPEAAPAQAQADLLTVYLVVALASVSSLFLFSVLLFVAVRLCRRSRAASVGRCSVPEGPFPGQMVDVSGTGTLSQSYQYEVCLTGGSGTNEFKFLKPIIPNFVAQGAERVSEANPSFRKSFEFT from the coding sequence ATGGAGGCCGGAGAGGGGAAGGAGCGCGTTCCGAAACAAAGGCAAGTCCTGATATTCTTTGTTTTGCTGGGCATAGCTCAGGCTAGTTGCCAGCCTAGGCACTATTCAGTGGCCGAGGAAACGGAGAGTGGCTCCTTTGTGGCCAATTTGTTAAAAGACCTGGGGCTGGAGATAGGAGAACTTGCTGTGAGGGGGGCCAGGGTcgtttccaaaggaaaaaaaatgcatttgcagTTCGATAGGCAGACCGGGGATTTGTTGTTAAATGAGAAATTGGACCGGGAGGAGCTGTGCGGCCCCACAGAGCCCTGTGTCCTACCTTTCCAGGTGTTACTAGAAAATCCCTTGCAGTTTTTTCAGGCGGAGCTACGGATTAGGGACGTAAATGATCATTCCCCAGTTTTCCTAGACAaagaaatacttttgaaaattcCAGAAAGTATCACTCCTGGAACTACTTTCTTAATAGAACGTGCCCAGGACTTGGATGTAGGAACCAACAGTCTCCAAAATTACACAATCAGTCCCAATTTCCACTTTCATCTTAATTTACAAGACAGTCTCGATGGCATAATATTACCACAGCTGGTGCTGAACAGAGCCCTGGATCGCGAGGAGCAGCCTGAGATCAGGTTAACCCTCACAGCGCTAGATGGCGGGAGTCCACCCAGGTCCGGCACGGCCCTGGTACGGATTGAAGTTGTGGACATCAATGACAACGTCCCAGAGTTTGCAAAGCTGCTCTATGAGGTGCAGATCCCGGAGGACAGCCCCGTTGGATCCCAGGTTGCCATCGTCTCTGCCAGGGATTTAGACATTGGAACTAATGGAGAAATATCTTATGCATTTTCCCAAGCATCTGAAGACATTCGCAAAACGTTTCGATTAAGTGCAAAATCGGGAGAACTGCTTTTAAGACAGAAACTGGATTTCGAATCCATCCAGACATACACAGTAAATATTCAGGCGACAGATGGTGGGGGCCTATCTGGAACTTGTGTGGTATTTGTCCAAGTGATGGATTTGAATGACAATCCTCCGGAACTAACTATGTCGACACTTATCAATCAGATCCCAGAAAACTTGCAGGACACCCTCATTGCTGTATTCAGCGTTTCAGATCCTGACTCCGGAGACAACGGAAGGATGGTGTGCTCCATCCAAGATgatcttccttttttcttgaaaCCTTCTGTTGAGAACTTTTACACTCTGGTGATAAGCACGGCCCTGGACCGGGAGACCAGATCCGAATACAACATCACCATCACCGTCACCGACTTCGGGACACCCAGGCTGAAAACCGAGCACAACATAACCGTGCTGGTCTCCGACGTCAATGACAACGCCCCCGCCTTCACCCAAACCTCCTACACCCTGTTCGTCCGCGAGAACAACAGCCCCGCCCTGCACATCGGCAGCGTCAGCGCCACAGACAGAGACTCGGGCACCAACGCCCAGGTCACCTACTCGCTGCTGCCGCCCCAGGACCCGCACCTGCCCCTCGCCTCCCTGGTCTCCATCAACGCGGACAACGGCCACCTGTTCGCTCTCCAGTCGCTGGACTACGAGGCCCTGCAGGCGTTCGAGTTCCGCGTGGGCGCCGCAGACCGCGGCTCCCCGGCGTTGAGCAGCGAGGCGCTGGTGCGCGTGCTGGTGCTGGACGCCAACGACAACTCGCCCTTCGTGCTGTACCCGCTGCAGAACGGCTCCGCGCCCTGCACCGAGCTGGTGCCCCGGGCGGCCGAGCCGGGCTACCTGGTGACCAAGGTGGTGGCGGTGGACGGCGACTCGGGCCAGAACGCCTGGCTGTCGTACCAGCTGCTCAAGGCCACGGAGCCCGGGCTGTTCGGCGTGTGGGCGCACAATGGCGAGGTGCGCACCGCCAGGCTGCTGAGGGAGCGCGACGCTGCCAAGCAGAGGCTGGTGGTGCTGGTCAAGGACAATGGCGAGCCTCCGCGCTCGGCCACCGCCACGCTGCACGTGCTCCTGGTGGACGGCTTCTCCCAGCCCTACCTGCTGCTCCCGGAGGCGGCACCGGCCCAGGCCCAGGCCGACTTGCTCACCGTCTACCTGGTGGTGGCGTTGGCCTCGGTGTCTTCGCTCTTCCTCTTCTCGGTGCTCCTGTTCGTGGCGGTGCGGCTGTGCAGGAGGAGCAGGGCGGCCTCGGTGGGTCGCTGCTCGGTGCCCGAGGGCCCCTTTCCAGGGCAGATGGTGGACGTGAGCGGCACCGGGACCCTGTCCCAGAGCTACCAGTACGAGGTGTGTCTGACTGGAGGCTCCGGGACAAATGAGTTCAAGTTCCTGAAGCCAATTATCCCCAACTTCGTTGCTCAGGGTGCAGAGAGGGTTAGCGAGGCAAATCCCAGTTTCAGGAAGAGCTTTGAATTCACTTAA